A region from the Melanotaenia boesemani isolate fMelBoe1 chromosome 11, fMelBoe1.pri, whole genome shotgun sequence genome encodes:
- the LOC121648547 gene encoding epigen-like, translated as MFTQRETILHKAIPTAGMVLLLLTAAVQSAVMSNDVQITAAPPVSNSSPTTQIVNSSEEEPHVESLVKMSCGETYKEFCGNGGQCMFPPGYDEPICLCKPPYTGPRCMIETILHKAIPTAGMVLLLLTTAVQSAVLSNDVQTTAAPPVSNSSLTTHIVNSSVEEPRVWRLVKMSCGETYKEFCGNGGQCMFPQDSDKPSCICKPPYSGPRCMVFTDLTRTVPNLDKVIGISFGAIMLITLVTIIAYCCAYKRCVKSAPLIKSAPSETSV; from the exons ATGTTTACACAAAGAGAGACAATCCTGCACAAGG CTATACCCACAGCAGGGATGGTGTTGCTTCTTCTGACTGCAGCAGTTCAGTCTGCAGTGATGAGTAATGATGTTCAGATCACCGCAGCTCCTCCTGTCTCAAATTCATCTCCAACAACACAGATTGTGAACA GCAGTGAGGAGGAGCCCCATGTTGAGAGTTTAGTCAAAATGTCATGTGGAGAGACATATAAAGAATTCTGTGGAAACGGTGGCCAGTGCATGTTCCCCCCAGGATACGATGAACCCATCTGCCT CTGCAAGCCTCCATACACTGGACCACGTTGCATGAT AGAAACAATCCTGCACAAGG CTATACCCACAGCAGGGATGGTGCTGCTTCTTCTGACTACAGCAGTTCAGTCTGCAGTGCTGAGTAATGATGTTCAGACCACCGCAGCTCCTCCTGTCTCAAATTCATCGCTGACAACGCACATTGTCAACA GCAGTGTGGAGGAGCCCCGTGTTTGGCGTTTAGTCAAAATGTCATGTGGAGAGACATATAAAGAATTCTGTGGAAACGGTGGCCAGTGCATGTTCCCCCAAGACAGCGATAAGCCTTCCTGCAT CTGCAAGCCTCCATACAGCGGACCACGTTGCATGGTCTTCACTGATCTCACTCGCACTGTGCCTAATTTAGATAAGGTGATTGGCATCAGCTTTGGGGCCATCATGCTCATCACCCTCGTAACCATCATCGCTTACTGCTGTGCCTATAAGAG ATGTGTAAAATCAGCACCACTGATAAAATCTGCACCATCTGAGACGTCAGTGTGA
- the LOC121648388 gene encoding proepiregulin-like — MGNKTSPALLSLIGVMLIWPNALTKSVSPRLQIADTFSLSAGQVEERPHVVKRSTQSCDSSYDNYCMNNGKCMLLVDINEHHCNCEKGFSGARCSIPELVFQPGSEEQVILIIFCVGLLLVGVAGALYFCCKWYKKNKFPCQQKKQQKGQGYKGVQMV; from the exons ATGGGAAACAAGACCTCCCCAGCTCTCCTCTCACTTATTG GTGTCATGCTAATATGGCCGAATGCCCTCACCAAGAGTGTGTCACCCAGACTGCAAATTGCAGACACCTTCTCTCTATCTGCAG GGCAGGTTGAAGAGCGCCCTCATGTGGTGAAGCGGTCGACTCAGAGCTGCGACAGCTCGTATGACAACTACTGCATGAACAACGGCAAGTGCATGCTGCTGGTGGACATCAATGAGCACCACTGCAA CTGTGAGAAGGGCTTCAGTGGCGCCAGGTGTAGCATCCCAGAGCTGGTTTTTCAGCCAGGGAGTGAAGAGCAAGTAATTCtcatcattttctgtgtggGTCTGCTGCTAGTAGGTGTGGCCGGAGCTCTCTACTTCTGCTGCAAGTG gtataagaaaaacaaattccCCTGCCAGcagaagaagcagcagaaggGGCAGGGATACAAAGGAGTCCAGATGGTTTAG